One stretch of Lucilia cuprina isolate Lc7/37 chromosome 6, ASM2204524v1, whole genome shotgun sequence DNA includes these proteins:
- the LOC111674599 gene encoding uncharacterized protein LOC111674599 isoform X2: MSPLPSCNIILEPDLPSWLQQIKLENTIRKETNEDVCKILNINIKNASKSGENYSSLLLRIKTDVELADGKHKTLSFVLKAQHSKQFMIQITNMLRLFPKEEEMYYRILPRFEKLYEDVGKIVQFAPKVHRFDHDIGVEHILMEDLQMNRYKNINRFEGLDIIHSETVLRKLAEYHAASACYVEKYGQFSEDFTQGVFSSKNRSLLQEFNASSAFLAQLKKWPNCLKYYEKLCDTDVYLVDRLLEDQKVNAREFNVLNHGDLWCNNIMFQYDAFGKIKNTLFVDFAISKYGSPANDLYYFILSSCAADIKLSKFDYMVRYYYDHLIENLKLLQYARPLPKLVNIHCSLLRNGLAAYMVVSKMISPK, translated from the exons ATGTCTCCCTTGCCATCGtgtaatattattttggaaCCAGATTTGCCCTCCTGGTTACAGCAAATCAAATTGGAAAATACTATTAGAAAGGAAACGAATGAagatgtttgtaaaatattgaacataaatataaaaaatgcttCTAAGTCTGGAGAAAATTATTCATCACTATTGTTGCGCATAAAAACGGATGTTGAATTGGCTG AtggaaaacacaaaacattGTCATTCGTTTTAAAAGCCCAACATTCCAAACAATTTATGATTCAAATAACAAATATGTTACGACTTTTTCCCAAAGAAGAAGAAATGTACTATAGAATTTTGCCAagatttgaaaaactttatgaAGATGTTGGTAAAATCGTGCAATTTGCACCAAAAGTTCATCGATTTGATCATGATATTGGTGTGGAGCATATACTAATGGAAGATTTACAAATGAACcgttataaaaatatcaatcgGTTCGAGGGCCTTGACATAATTCACAGCGAAACAGTACTAAGGAAACTGGCGGAGTATCATGCAGCATCGGCTTGTTATGTAGAAAAATACGGCCAGTTTAGTGAGGATTTTACCCAGGGAGTTTTTAGTTCTAAAAATCGTAGTCTTCTGCAAGAGTTCAATGCCTCAAGTGCGTTTCTAGCGCAATTAAAAAAATGGCCAAATTGTCTGAAATACTATGAGAAATTATGTGATACTGATGTCTATTTGGTTGATCGTTTGCTGGAAGATCAAAAAGTTAACGCCCGTGAGTTTAATGTTCTCAATCATGGCGATTTATGGTGCAATAATATCATGTTTCAGTACGATGCATTtggtaaaattaaaaacactttgtTTGTAGATTTCGCTATAAGCAAATATGGTTCACCGGCTAatgatttgtattattttatactttcaTCTTGTGCTGCGGATATAAAATTGTCTAAATTTGATTATATGGTACGTTACTACTACGATCATTTAATTGAGAATTTGAAACTATTACAATACGCGCGTCCTCTGCCGAAATTAGTAAATATTCATTGTTCTCTTTTAAGGAATGGCTTAGCCG CTTACATGGTTGTGTCCAAG atGATCAGTCCAAAATGA
- the LOC111674599 gene encoding uncharacterized protein LOC111674599 isoform X1 — MSPLPSCNIILEPDLPSWLQQIKLENTIRKETNEDVCKILNINIKNASKSGENYSSLLLRIKTDVELADGKHKTLSFVLKAQHSKQFMIQITNMLRLFPKEEEMYYRILPRFEKLYEDVGKIVQFAPKVHRFDHDIGVEHILMEDLQMNRYKNINRFEGLDIIHSETVLRKLAEYHAASACYVEKYGQFSEDFTQGVFSSKNRSLLQEFNASSAFLAQLKKWPNCLKYYEKLCDTDVYLVDRLLEDQKVNAREFNVLNHGDLWCNNIMFQYDAFGKIKNTLFVDFAISKYGSPANDLYYFILSSCAADIKLSKFDYMVRYYYDHLIENLKLLQYARPLPKLVNIHCSLLRNGLAAYMVVSKVFPAVILQNTDNANLENYIDDQSKMKMSMFSNPKYVEAMMEILPWLDNRGLLDWI, encoded by the exons ATGTCTCCCTTGCCATCGtgtaatattattttggaaCCAGATTTGCCCTCCTGGTTACAGCAAATCAAATTGGAAAATACTATTAGAAAGGAAACGAATGAagatgtttgtaaaatattgaacataaatataaaaaatgcttCTAAGTCTGGAGAAAATTATTCATCACTATTGTTGCGCATAAAAACGGATGTTGAATTGGCTG AtggaaaacacaaaacattGTCATTCGTTTTAAAAGCCCAACATTCCAAACAATTTATGATTCAAATAACAAATATGTTACGACTTTTTCCCAAAGAAGAAGAAATGTACTATAGAATTTTGCCAagatttgaaaaactttatgaAGATGTTGGTAAAATCGTGCAATTTGCACCAAAAGTTCATCGATTTGATCATGATATTGGTGTGGAGCATATACTAATGGAAGATTTACAAATGAACcgttataaaaatatcaatcgGTTCGAGGGCCTTGACATAATTCACAGCGAAACAGTACTAAGGAAACTGGCGGAGTATCATGCAGCATCGGCTTGTTATGTAGAAAAATACGGCCAGTTTAGTGAGGATTTTACCCAGGGAGTTTTTAGTTCTAAAAATCGTAGTCTTCTGCAAGAGTTCAATGCCTCAAGTGCGTTTCTAGCGCAATTAAAAAAATGGCCAAATTGTCTGAAATACTATGAGAAATTATGTGATACTGATGTCTATTTGGTTGATCGTTTGCTGGAAGATCAAAAAGTTAACGCCCGTGAGTTTAATGTTCTCAATCATGGCGATTTATGGTGCAATAATATCATGTTTCAGTACGATGCATTtggtaaaattaaaaacactttgtTTGTAGATTTCGCTATAAGCAAATATGGTTCACCGGCTAatgatttgtattattttatactttcaTCTTGTGCTGCGGATATAAAATTGTCTAAATTTGATTATATGGTACGTTACTACTACGATCATTTAATTGAGAATTTGAAACTATTACAATACGCGCGTCCTCTGCCGAAATTAGTAAATATTCATTGTTCTCTTTTAAGGAATGGCTTAGCCG CTTACATGGTTGTGTCCAAGGTATTCCCTGCTGTCATTTTGCAAAATACTGATAATgctaatttagaaaattatatagatGATCAGTCCAAAATGAAAATGTCAATGTTTTCTAATCCAAAATATGTTGAAGCCATGATGGAGATTTTACCCTGGCTAGATAACCGCGGTTTATTGGATTGGATTTAA